From one Methylomonas paludis genomic stretch:
- a CDS encoding sulfite oxidase heme-binding subunit YedZ, giving the protein MARRTKPVKSLDWLKLLIFSLALLPLTRLLLRAWHDNLGANPIEKITHNTGFWALSFLLLTLTTTPLRRLTRWQWPGRMRRMLGLFAFFYASLHFATYLVLDQFFDWSAIAADIIKRPYITIGFGAFVLLIPLAITSNTALIRRLGGQRWRWLHRLIYPISIAGVIHFIWLVKKDISEPLVFAGLLTMLLGMRVWYWRRGLVKA; this is encoded by the coding sequence ATGGCACGCCGGACTAAACCTGTCAAATCTCTGGACTGGCTGAAACTGCTGATATTCAGTTTGGCTTTGCTGCCGCTTACCCGATTGCTGCTGAGAGCCTGGCATGACAATCTGGGGGCGAATCCAATTGAAAAAATAACTCACAACACCGGCTTCTGGGCGCTGAGTTTTTTACTGCTGACCTTAACCACCACACCGTTGCGGCGCTTAACGCGCTGGCAATGGCCGGGCCGGATGCGCCGCATGCTGGGGCTGTTTGCGTTTTTCTACGCCAGCCTGCATTTTGCTACCTATCTGGTGTTGGACCAGTTTTTCGATTGGTCTGCCATCGCTGCCGATATTATCAAACGCCCTTACATCACCATAGGCTTTGGTGCATTTGTACTGCTGATTCCGCTGGCGATTACCTCCAACACCGCCTTGATCCGCCGCCTGGGCGGGCAACGCTGGCGCTGGCTGCATCGCCTGATTTACCCCATCAGTATCGCCGGGGTAATCCATTTTATCTGGCTGGTAAAAAAAGATATCAGCGAACCGCTGGTGTTTGCCGGGCTACTGACGATGTTGCTGGGGATGCGGGTTTGGTATTGGCGGCGGGGCTTGGTCAAAGCCTGA
- the msrP gene encoding protein-methionine-sulfoxide reductase catalytic subunit MsrP — MKSRISQTIPAAEITPAEVFFQRRHFMQRSLAASVSALFVGNAYSLDKLNFNDAALRDQTEKLTPLEDIRHYNNYYEFGTDKESPAVRSQALSTRPWTVTIDGEVNKPLTLDIDELIKLATLEERVYRLRCVETWSMVVPWLGYSLATLLKKAEPNSNAKYVEFTSLYDPKQMPGQKNPVLDWPYREGLRLDEAMHPLTLLTFGIYGEMLSNQNGAPVRIVVPWKYGFKSAKALVNIRLVSQQPQTAWMKAGPNEYGFYANVNPAVDHPRWSQARERRIGEFLKRPTLPFNGYAEQVAAMYTGMDLSKYF, encoded by the coding sequence ATGAAATCCCGGATAAGCCAGACAATACCTGCCGCCGAAATCACCCCGGCAGAAGTTTTTTTTCAGCGCCGCCATTTTATGCAGCGCAGTTTGGCCGCCTCGGTTTCGGCCTTGTTTGTTGGAAACGCCTATAGTCTGGACAAGCTGAATTTTAACGATGCCGCCTTGCGTGACCAAACCGAGAAGCTGACTCCATTGGAAGACATCCGTCATTACAACAATTATTACGAATTCGGCACCGACAAAGAGTCGCCGGCAGTACGCAGCCAGGCGCTATCCACCCGCCCCTGGACAGTCACCATTGATGGTGAAGTCAACAAACCGCTGACTTTGGATATAGACGAATTGATAAAACTGGCCACACTGGAAGAGCGGGTTTACCGGCTGCGCTGTGTGGAAACCTGGTCTATGGTAGTACCCTGGCTGGGTTATTCCCTGGCTACGTTACTAAAAAAAGCCGAACCGAACAGTAATGCCAAATATGTGGAATTCACCAGTTTATACGACCCCAAACAAATGCCGGGACAAAAGAACCCAGTGCTGGACTGGCCGTACCGGGAAGGCTTGCGCCTGGATGAAGCCATGCACCCGTTGACATTGTTGACCTTTGGCATTTACGGGGAAATGCTCAGCAATCAAAACGGCGCACCGGTACGAATTGTGGTGCCGTGGAAATACGGCTTCAAAAGCGCCAAAGCCCTGGTCAACATCCGCCTGGTCAGCCAGCAACCGCAAACGGCCTGGATGAAAGCCGGGCCGAATGAATACGGGTTTTACGCCAATGTGAATCCGGCGGTAGATCATCCGCGCTGGAGTCAGGCCCGAGAACGCCGCATCGGTGAATTTTTGAAACGCCCTACCCTGCCGTTTAACGGCTATGCGGAACAGGTTGCAGCAATGTACACCGGCATGGACCTGAGCAAGTATTTTTGA
- a CDS encoding tetratricopeptide repeat protein: MKIKQTILRNLGIVVLVTGLVACDSAEERKEKYKEEGKEYLASGDYDKAVLAFKNVLQIDPKDWENHYLIGEVLSKQGKIEGAFREYSGVVSQDENHVMARVRVGQLLLLNRDLPGAIKMVDEALAKQPDNLEALVLKAGTEAASNNSDAAITTIEKALRISPNDVSATLMLASIYVRTDRLDKAINLLQAALEKQADNIPLHSMLVGLYGRNHQLADAENELVNIVKLKPKELQYHKNLALFQLANNQPDKAEASLRAAVEELPDSDAAKALLVDFLVEKRSPDIAIAELLPMIEKKPEAYELKFKLVNVQLAKKDVDGAEATLKEIAEQDKHGPSGITARNKLATMYSQSRRVDEAKVLIKEVLEANPRDTEALNLRGQFSLAENKIPEAISDFRSVLVDQPNNVGVLKMLAAAHLRNNEESLARENMEKVVALKPNDEVARLDLSSLLLKAGQKEQARQQIEGLIKENPKSIKGLEALFKFYIVDKQWDKAQETAKRVEQLDSKDPTGNYMSGLGYQAANKLEAAVESFQQAVAKKPDAIEPLNELIKTYMVLKQDDKAIAKLQQVVKQQPDHIIAYNLLGGVYLSEQKYAEARNAFLKAQEVKPDWYVTYRSLALIELSQKNRAEAINILKQGISKTKGSLELVVDLARLYQAEGDHTKVLALYEESYKAHPDSVLAINNLASYISDYAATPENLERAAKLAEPLLKINNASLIDTVGWIAYKQGNLAKAKEDIIKALELEPNSPISHYHLGMVLYKLNDNSKAAEHLQKSVDAKLLFEGLEEAKEVLKKIQNGK, encoded by the coding sequence ATGAAAATTAAACAAACGATTCTAAGAAACTTGGGCATAGTTGTGCTGGTCACTGGTTTAGTGGCTTGTGACAGCGCGGAAGAGCGTAAAGAAAAATATAAGGAAGAAGGTAAAGAATATCTGGCATCCGGCGATTACGACAAAGCGGTTCTGGCCTTTAAAAATGTACTACAGATTGATCCTAAAGACTGGGAAAATCATTATCTGATAGGCGAAGTATTAAGCAAACAAGGCAAAATTGAAGGCGCATTCCGGGAGTATTCAGGGGTAGTAAGCCAGGATGAAAATCATGTGATGGCACGGGTAAGGGTAGGACAATTGTTATTGTTAAACCGCGATTTACCAGGCGCCATCAAAATGGTAGACGAAGCGTTGGCCAAACAGCCGGACAATCTGGAAGCTCTGGTACTTAAAGCCGGTACCGAAGCGGCCTCCAATAATAGCGATGCGGCCATTACCACCATTGAAAAAGCTTTGCGGATTAGCCCTAATGATGTGTCCGCTACTTTGATGCTGGCTTCTATTTATGTCAGAACCGACCGCTTGGATAAAGCCATTAACTTGCTGCAAGCGGCTTTGGAAAAACAAGCCGATAATATCCCCCTGCATTCTATGTTAGTAGGTTTGTATGGCCGTAACCATCAGCTTGCCGATGCCGAAAATGAATTGGTAAACATAGTTAAATTAAAGCCTAAAGAATTGCAATACCATAAAAATCTGGCTTTGTTTCAGTTAGCTAATAATCAACCCGATAAAGCTGAGGCCAGCTTACGGGCTGCCGTGGAAGAACTGCCGGATAGTGATGCCGCCAAAGCTTTGCTCGTGGATTTTCTGGTGGAAAAACGCAGCCCGGATATTGCTATCGCCGAGTTGTTGCCGATGATAGAAAAAAAACCGGAAGCGTATGAGCTGAAATTTAAACTGGTTAATGTTCAGTTGGCCAAAAAAGATGTGGATGGCGCCGAAGCTACATTAAAAGAAATTGCGGAACAGGATAAACACGGGCCTAGTGGAATTACTGCACGCAATAAATTGGCCACCATGTATTCACAAAGCCGACGTGTTGATGAAGCCAAAGTGCTGATCAAAGAAGTGCTGGAAGCCAATCCACGCGATACTGAAGCCTTGAATCTGCGCGGACAATTCAGTTTGGCTGAAAATAAAATACCGGAAGCGATTTCTGATTTTCGTTCCGTGTTAGTCGATCAGCCCAATAATGTGGGTGTGTTGAAAATGCTGGCTGCAGCCCATCTGCGCAATAATGAAGAATCCCTGGCCCGTGAGAACATGGAAAAGGTGGTGGCATTAAAACCGAATGATGAAGTGGCTCGACTGGATTTATCCAGCCTGTTATTAAAAGCTGGGCAAAAAGAGCAAGCCAGACAGCAAATTGAGGGTTTGATAAAAGAAAATCCCAAAAGCATTAAAGGTTTGGAAGCCTTATTCAAATTTTATATTGTCGATAAGCAATGGGATAAGGCGCAGGAAACAGCTAAACGGGTTGAACAGCTGGATAGCAAAGATCCTACTGGTAATTATATGTCCGGTCTGGGTTATCAAGCGGCCAATAAACTGGAAGCGGCTGTCGAATCTTTTCAACAGGCAGTTGCTAAAAAACCTGATGCTATTGAACCACTGAATGAATTGATCAAAACCTATATGGTTTTAAAGCAGGATGATAAGGCTATCGCCAAGTTGCAGCAGGTGGTCAAGCAGCAGCCCGATCATATTATCGCCTACAATTTATTGGGCGGTGTGTATTTGAGCGAGCAAAAATACGCGGAAGCGCGTAACGCATTTTTGAAAGCTCAGGAAGTCAAACCAGACTGGTATGTCACTTACCGGAGTTTGGCCTTGATTGAATTGAGCCAAAAAAACCGTGCTGAAGCAATCAATATCCTTAAACAGGGTATCAGTAAAACCAAAGGTTCATTGGAACTGGTAGTGGATCTGGCGCGTTTGTATCAGGCGGAAGGCGATCACACCAAGGTATTGGCTTTGTATGAAGAATCATATAAAGCCCACCCTGATTCGGTGCTGGCAATTAATAATCTGGCCAGCTATATTTCCGATTATGCCGCCACTCCGGAAAATCTGGAACGCGCCGCCAAATTGGCCGAGCCGTTGTTAAAAATCAATAATGCCAGCCTGATAGACACGGTGGGCTGGATTGCCTACAAACAGGGTAATTTAGCTAAAGCCAAAGAAGACATTATCAAAGCTTTGGAACTGGAGCCAAATTCACCAATCAGCCATTATCATTTAGGTATGGTATTGTATAAATTGAATGATAACAGCAAGGCAGCCGAGCATCTGCAAAAATCAGTCGATGCCAAACTGCTGTTCGAAGGCCTGGAAGAAGCCAAAGAAGTGCTGAAAAAAATCCAAAACGGCAAATAA
- the ylqF gene encoding ribosome biogenesis GTPase YlqF, protein MQIQWYPGHMHKANKEIKSSLPDVDLLIEVLDARIPFSSQNPLLAKLRGDKPTIRVLTKTDLADPAITRLWQDFLEQEQAVKTLAVTTKHPDKIRQILDLCARMLPEKAAANKVIRTMIVGIPNVGKSTIINVLAGRIIAKTGNEPAVTKQQQRINLKNNIVLSDTPGVLWPNLESPYCGYRLAVTSAIKDTAFQYDDIALFALEYLLKNYPDQLQQRYQLPELAREPLTVLEAIGLKRGCLRAGRQIDLNKAAKLFLTELRAGGLGSISLETPEMIVVELMELATTREEKAARKAARK, encoded by the coding sequence ATGCAAATTCAGTGGTACCCCGGTCATATGCACAAGGCCAATAAAGAGATCAAATCCAGTTTGCCGGATGTTGATTTATTGATCGAAGTGTTGGATGCCCGTATTCCGTTCAGCAGTCAAAATCCGCTGTTGGCGAAGTTGCGCGGTGACAAGCCCACCATCCGGGTGTTAACCAAAACCGATCTGGCCGACCCAGCCATTACCCGCTTATGGCAAGATTTTCTGGAGCAGGAGCAAGCTGTCAAAACCTTGGCGGTTACCACCAAGCACCCCGACAAGATTCGCCAGATTCTGGATTTATGTGCCCGCATGTTACCGGAAAAAGCGGCGGCCAATAAGGTGATCCGCACTATGATCGTCGGCATCCCTAATGTCGGTAAATCCACCATCATCAATGTATTGGCCGGTCGCATCATCGCTAAAACCGGTAATGAGCCGGCAGTCACCAAACAGCAGCAACGCATTAATCTGAAAAACAATATTGTGTTATCGGATACGCCCGGCGTGTTATGGCCCAATCTGGAAAGCCCTTATTGCGGTTATCGGCTGGCGGTTACCTCGGCGATTAAGGATACTGCGTTTCAATATGATGATATCGCCTTGTTTGCGCTGGAATATTTGTTAAAAAATTATCCGGATCAGTTGCAACAGCGTTATCAATTGCCGGAATTGGCGAGAGAACCCTTAACCGTGCTGGAGGCAATTGGCTTAAAACGCGGCTGTTTGCGTGCCGGTCGTCAGATTGATCTAAACAAGGCGGCCAAATTGTTTTTGACCGAATTAAGAGCGGGTGGACTAGGGTCTATTAGTCTGGAAACCCCGGAAATGATAGTTGTGGAATTAATGGAGCTGGCGACAACCCGCGAAGAAAAAGCGGCCAGAAAGGCCGCCCGGAAATGA
- the nadA gene encoding quinolinate synthase NadA, producing the protein MTTTALPIHAYALLDDAECDSRISAAKAKLGSRCIILGHHYQRDEVFKHADIYGDSLKLSREAALSAAEYIVFCGVHFMAEVADILSRPEQIAILPDLAAGCSMADMANKVKVQQCWEQLAQIIDVENTVTPVTYINSAADLKGFCGEHGGIVCTSSNAEKILNWSFAQREKVLFFPDQHLGRNTGYRMGIPLEQMVTWDFNKPQGGLSEQQIREAKIILWKGFCSVHQAFQPEQIDDFLARYPETLVISHPEACFEVCQKSDYIGSTETILKIVREAPDHTRWLVATELNLVNRLNQECKAQGKQVHFMAPTLSMCSTMFRTDPQHLAWVLENLAAGHVVNRISVDTQTASYAKQALDAMLNAS; encoded by the coding sequence ATGACCACCACTGCTTTACCCATACACGCTTATGCCCTGCTGGATGATGCCGAATGCGATAGCCGCATCAGCGCAGCCAAGGCAAAACTCGGTTCACGCTGTATTATTCTGGGCCATCATTATCAGCGTGATGAAGTTTTTAAACACGCCGATATTTACGGTGATTCACTGAAATTATCCAGGGAAGCGGCCTTATCAGCGGCCGAGTATATTGTATTTTGCGGGGTGCATTTCATGGCGGAAGTGGCCGATATTTTATCGCGCCCCGAGCAAATCGCCATCCTGCCGGACTTGGCTGCCGGTTGCTCTATGGCCGATATGGCCAATAAAGTGAAAGTGCAGCAATGCTGGGAGCAACTGGCGCAAATCATTGACGTGGAAAACACCGTCACGCCAGTAACCTATATCAACTCCGCTGCGGATTTAAAAGGTTTTTGCGGAGAACATGGTGGCATCGTCTGTACTTCCTCTAATGCCGAAAAAATCCTGAACTGGAGCTTTGCCCAACGCGAAAAAGTGTTGTTCTTCCCTGATCAACATCTGGGCCGCAATACCGGGTACCGAATGGGCATCCCACTGGAACAAATGGTGACTTGGGATTTCAATAAACCCCAGGGCGGTCTGAGCGAACAACAGATCCGTGAGGCAAAAATTATTTTATGGAAAGGCTTTTGTTCCGTGCATCAGGCTTTTCAGCCGGAACAGATAGATGATTTCCTGGCACGCTACCCGGAAACCTTGGTGATTTCTCATCCGGAAGCCTGTTTTGAAGTCTGCCAAAAATCCGACTATATCGGCTCCACGGAAACCATTCTAAAAATTGTCCGGGAAGCGCCAGACCATACCCGCTGGCTGGTAGCAACCGAGCTGAATCTGGTCAACCGGCTGAATCAGGAATGTAAAGCTCAGGGCAAGCAGGTGCATTTTATGGCACCCACCTTAAGCATGTGCTCCACTATGTTTCGCACCGATCCCCAGCATTTGGCCTGGGTACTGGAAAATCTGGCAGCCGGCCATGTGGTCAACCGCATCTCAGTCGATACACAAACCGCCAGTTATGCCAAGCAGGCGCTGGACGCTATGCTGAACGCATCCTAA
- the aspS gene encoding aspartate--tRNA ligase, translating into MRSHKCGELNTQHLGQTVALCGWVHRRRDHGGVIFIDLRDRAGLVQVVFDPDAADSFAIAEHVRSEYVLRIEGIVRNRPEGTQNANIGTGEIEVLGKHIEVLNESETPPFPLESDIEVNEETRLKYRYIDLRRTVMQQKMKVRRDVSRYLRQFLDANEFFEIETPYLTKATPEGARDYIVPSRTHQNAFFALPQSPQLYKQLLMIAGMDRYYQIVRCFRDEDLRADRQPEFTQLDIETSFMSEQNIMDIMETMIRGLFADIINVDLGEKFPVITYAEAMRRFGSDRPDLRIPLELVDIADEMREVDFKVFSGPANDPAGRVVALRLPEGGDLSRSNIDELTKFVGIYGAKGLAYIKVNDLSAGSEGLQSPIVKFAPDEVWAKVMAKVGAQNGDLIFFGADKAHIVNEALGALRVKLGLDRNLLTGDWKPLWVVDFPMFAWDEKAQRFSAIHHPFTAPSCSPEELQATPGTALSRAYDLVLNGTEVGGGSIRINRTEMQQIVFKILGISEAEAREKFGFLLDALKYGAPPHGGIAFGLDRLVMLMTGASSIRDVIAFPKTQTAACPLFNAPAPVSEEQLKELGIRLRKPDGKDEKAH; encoded by the coding sequence ATGCGTAGCCACAAGTGTGGAGAACTGAACACCCAACATCTTGGTCAAACCGTTGCCTTGTGTGGCTGGGTACACCGCCGCCGTGACCACGGTGGGGTTATTTTTATTGATTTGCGCGACCGTGCCGGCTTGGTTCAGGTGGTGTTTGATCCCGATGCTGCCGACAGTTTTGCCATTGCCGAACATGTCCGTAGCGAATATGTACTCCGTATTGAAGGCATAGTGCGTAATCGCCCGGAAGGTACCCAAAACGCCAATATCGGTACCGGTGAGATTGAAGTGCTGGGTAAGCATATTGAAGTGCTTAATGAATCCGAAACCCCGCCGTTCCCGCTGGAAAGCGATATCGAGGTTAATGAAGAAACCCGGCTCAAGTACCGCTATATCGATTTGCGTCGCACCGTCATGCAACAAAAAATGAAAGTGCGCCGCGATGTCAGCCGTTATCTGCGTCAATTTCTGGATGCTAACGAGTTTTTTGAAATTGAAACACCGTATTTAACCAAAGCCACCCCCGAAGGTGCGCGCGACTATATCGTGCCCAGCCGCACCCATCAAAATGCGTTTTTTGCCTTGCCCCAATCACCGCAGCTCTACAAACAGCTGTTGATGATTGCCGGCATGGATCGCTATTATCAAATCGTGCGCTGCTTCCGCGACGAAGATTTGCGCGCCGATCGCCAGCCGGAATTTACCCAACTGGATATCGAAACCTCGTTCATGAGCGAACAGAACATCATGGATATCATGGAAACCATGATCCGCGGCCTGTTTGCCGATATTATCAATGTCGATCTCGGTGAAAAATTTCCGGTGATTACTTATGCTGAAGCGATGCGCCGCTTTGGCTCTGACCGTCCTGATTTGCGGATTCCGCTGGAACTGGTGGATATTGCCGATGAAATGCGTGAAGTGGATTTCAAGGTATTTTCCGGTCCGGCCAATGATCCGGCAGGCCGGGTGGTGGCATTGCGTCTACCTGAAGGCGGTGATTTAAGCCGCAGCAATATTGATGAATTAACCAAATTTGTCGGCATTTACGGCGCCAAAGGTCTGGCTTATATTAAAGTCAACGATCTCAGTGCCGGCAGCGAAGGCCTGCAATCGCCTATCGTCAAGTTTGCCCCCGATGAAGTCTGGGCCAAAGTCATGGCAAAAGTGGGCGCTCAAAACGGCGATCTGATTTTCTTTGGTGCCGATAAAGCTCACATCGTCAATGAAGCGCTGGGTGCTTTACGGGTAAAACTGGGCCTGGACAGAAATCTGCTGACCGGCGACTGGAAACCATTGTGGGTGGTGGATTTCCCGATGTTCGCCTGGGATGAAAAAGCCCAGCGTTTCAGTGCCATTCACCATCCGTTTACAGCCCCCAGCTGTTCACCCGAAGAATTGCAAGCCACCCCCGGCACGGCATTATCCAGGGCTTATGACTTGGTGCTGAATGGTACTGAAGTGGGCGGCGGTTCCATCCGGATCAATCGCACCGAAATGCAGCAAATTGTGTTCAAAATCCTGGGTATTAGTGAAGCGGAAGCACGGGAAAAATTCGGCTTCCTGCTGGATGCGCTGAAATACGGTGCGCCACCTCACGGAGGGATTGCTTTTGGTCTGGACAGACTGGTGATGTTGATGACAGGCGCCAGCTCGATCCGCGATGTGATAGCCTTCCCAAAAACTCAGACAGCAGCCTGCCCTTTATTCAATGCGCCGGCACCAGTCAGCGAGGAACAATTAAAGGAATTAGGCATCAGACTGCGTAAGCCGGATGGCAAAGACGAAAAAGCTCATTAA
- a CDS encoding FmdB family zinc ribbon protein, translated as MPIYEYQCNACGHVHEALQKLGAEPLVICPACDAAELKKKISAAGFRLKGAGWYETDFKSGTKKNVAGDTKPAETSTASKSCSGSCACH; from the coding sequence ATGCCTATTTACGAATATCAATGCAATGCCTGCGGACACGTGCATGAAGCTTTACAAAAACTGGGCGCAGAACCTTTAGTCATTTGCCCCGCCTGCGATGCAGCTGAATTGAAAAAGAAAATTTCTGCTGCCGGCTTTCGTCTGAAAGGTGCCGGCTGGTACGAAACCGATTTTAAGAGCGGCACCAAAAAGAATGTAGCAGGCGACACGAAACCTGCGGAAACCAGCACCGCCAGCAAAAGTTGCAGCGGTAGTTGCGCTTGCCACTAA